In Glycine max cultivar Williams 82 chromosome 10, Glycine_max_v4.0, whole genome shotgun sequence, the DNA window tCTGTGACATGTCGGGAGgtgaaaggaagcattgttgcgcaattcgtaaagttccgtaacattccagaagtcaaagaggggatggttgtgtaatccataaagtttcgtgacattacagaaagaaaacaagtatcgttacgtaatccgtaaagttccgtaacgttacagaaaaagaatcagcaaaaaagggaaaaggggtgtatttagtaaacaggggtgtgcaaatagcaaccaggcccacttggaccttccagggtgttccaacagaaagctgtgccttctggtggaagcaacccagctcgcctgggcgagctgggcggcaaccacctccctcttttcccctataaataggggaaagagggcagagcaaattcgttcaaccctccgtgggcgatttcgtgaaggttttccaccATTCTTCATCGTTATTCATTCCTTCTTctttgttcttcggtcttcaaccaataagttcccgaaatcaaacctttcaattcattctgtgcccttagtggtccccactcgTTTCGAgtgctttattttcatttcgtttactttccatacccccttttgacgtgctttaaccatttatttaagtcgttttcacgcctaataaaaaataaaataaatttccaccgatcatttgagttgtaatatcttttaatctctgttagaataaaatccgaccgatctttcacgccgtaaccacgttgaaaaccaaaaagagacaaaataataataaaataataaaaaatatctgaataaaataatccaaaaaaaatcaatcggtcgtttttctttgggatttttcttaattgaattgactaataaccaaagtgaaactaaggctaaaatcaactcacaaatcaagcttttgtcattaaaaatcacctaaaaaccattttaaggtccaacgccttgaaatggtcctcttttcttttattggttaaacgtggacttttgaaagcctaaaatcaacacataactttctCACCTCTTTcagaaaaaacaagagatcattaatggtccaatgcctgaatgtttttctctcctttcaaaagaatcaaaagatcatttaatggtccaatgccttaaatgaccttttattcagtcgaaatatatcttgcaaaaaaaaggataaaagcaacttaaccaacgtttagttctcatagaactacgtaggtctgatttccttatcataaTTGAgaaatacgtaggagcgagggaaacacccttgtcgaccacaaaaagataaaaaatataaaaagcataaaaagacataaaaagcgtaaaagagaaaataaaacaaattgaagtcatatttgcacacttgattaaaggttgtcgtcccttgtgatggacgtgtggggtgcgaataccttccccgtgcgtaattacaactcctgaacctttcacacttaaagttcgtagaccacaccttttccgttttttctgacgttttcctcgaataaacgttggtggcaacttcatgtattttcctttcttggaagacgcacccgtgagcctcgcgtcgccctcccgccgaagggtaggttgtgacaatcGTGCTTAGCGTGATAGGGCCGCACTTAGCCAGTTCATCTGGAAATCAGAAATCTCCATCATAAGCAATGAACTTGCTTAGAACAGCACGACGCTTAGCACAACACGACGCGATTTCCAGAAAATACCCAGGGGTTTTTCACCCCTTTCGACTAAGGCCTCTATTAGGCCCCTAAACCAAACTACATTACTCCGATAGCGAAACCCTAAGTGTATTCTAGCCATAACTAACCTAATAACACTAAACCTAAATGTGGGCGAGTCACAGAAGTGTGTGACGGAAAAAAATGCTCTTTAGTCTAAAATGGTAACTACCTAGGCAGTTCCCATTTTATTTTAGCAATTTCGTGTTGCGTGCTTAGCACACAACCACGCTTAGCGTGACAACACGAAGTTTGGATTTTAAGGCTCAAGCACTTAGCGTGACCTCTCATGCTAAGCCCAAttcacaaatttcaaattccagaGAGGTTTTTAGGCTTAGCGCGAGGACCTGCGCTCTGCGCTTAGCTGCTAAAGGTGGGGCTTAGCGCATAAACATGCTCCTCCATGCAGTGATGGCTTGCGCTTAGTGCTATTCCAAAGATTTCCAAAATAGAGAGGGAATTGTGCTTAGCGCATCACCTTGCTAAGCCTAATTCGAGAAATTCAGATTCTAGAGAGataattgggcttagcgctaCCATCCAGCCACTAATCAGGGGTTTAAGCGCTTAGCGCGAGCAGGGGCTCGCTTAGCGTATGAATACTTGGCACTTAGCGAGTGAACAACTGAcaaattttctaagttctttTTCTGTTCACCTCTTCACCAAAGCTTATGAACCCtttttcaatattaatcaagctGAAATCacacacaatcacaagcaatccACTACACTCaatgcaaaaaaacaaaattaaaaataaatgactgggttgcctcccagcaaGCTCtcgtttaacgtcattagcttgacgcatcgcTATATTATCCTAGATCAATATTAGTTCTCTCCTTCAGAACCTTCTCATCAAACTCCTTCACCTGTAAGCAGACATTTTGGTCcgaaaaatgtttttcttcatCAAACAAGTCGaagctaatttttttattatcgatGCCTAACTCCTACTTTTTCTTTCCCAGGTCTACTACACAACTTGCACTGGACATGAAAGGGCATCCCAAAATTATGGGAATTTCAAGATCCTCATCTATGTACATCACTACAAAATCAGCTGGGAAATTGAAATGTTTGACTCGaatcaaaacatcttcaataacACCGTGGGGTCTGGTTATAGAGCAATCATCTAGCTGTAAAGTCATTCTTGTaggcattatttccaactcccCCAACCTTctacacatggagagtggcatcaagTTGATATTGGCTTCCAAGTCAATGAGAGCTTTTCCCACCGAGACTTcaccaattgaacaaggaatggtCACGCTCCTAGGGTCTTTATGttttggtggaaggatcttctGAATGACTGCACTGCAGTTACCCTCCACTACTATATTCTCACTGTGAATGTATTTGTTCTTCCTTGTCAACATATCCTTCAGAAATTTAGAGTAGAGCGGCATTTGTTGTAGAGCTTCTCCAAAAGTCATAGTAATTTCtattttcctgaaaatatcaAGGAATCTCACTAGATGGTGTTCCTTgtctttcttggaaggtaccaaaggGTATGGCACCTCTTTTCCCTCATTAAAAGctacttccttttttttctctcttgctaACTCACTCGtactctttttcttctcttcttttctctttatttctttttcatttttttc includes these proteins:
- the LOC102668372 gene encoding uncharacterized protein; this translates as MTFGEALQQMPLYSKFLKDMLTRKNKYIHSENIVVEGNCSAVIQKILPPKHKDPRSVTIPCSIGEVSVGKALIDLEANINLMPLSMCRRLGELEIMPTRMTLQLDDCSITRPHGVIEDVLIRVKHFNFPADFVVMYIDEDLEIPIILGCPFMSSASCVVDLGKKK